DNA from Lactobacillus johnsonii:
TAATTTTTAACTCACTGTGAATATCGCCAGTACGTAAATTAATTAACTCACTAACCCGCATTCCAGTTGCATAGAGCACTTCAAGCATAGCTCGATCTCTAATCCCCAAACGAGTATTAGTATCAGGAGCATCCAACAATTTAGTAACTTCTTCCTCACTAAGAGCTGTCGGCAATCTACGTTCGCTTTTAGGTGAATCAATTTTAACTAAAGGATCACGTTCAATTATATCTTGCCGCAAAAGCCATTGATAAAATTTGCGTAAGCTAGAGATCATTCTGCTGATTGAAGTTGTGGCTTTTCCCTTATCTTTTTGTGTTGCAAGAAAAGCATCAACTACTAGATAATCAACTTCCCAACTTGTTTCATTCTGATCTTCTAAATAACTTAAATATTCTTCTAAATCAGTTCGGTAAGAAACAATTGTATTGGGACTTAAGCCACGTTCTACTTGACTAAATCGTAAATAATCTTCTAAATTATCCTTCATTATCTGTGTCTGAGTCATCTTTTTCTACCAAGCTAATTGTTCCTGCATCTTTATCTTCAGTAATTAACCCATCCTTTAATAAATGTCCCAAGGCACGTTTAAAAGCTGATTTAGAAATACCAAAGTGATTTTTAATCTCTTGGGCATCACTCTTATCGTAAAATGGTAGAGTTTTTGTAGCTTCACGACGTAAACTTACTAAGATCATTTGTGCGTCATCGTCAATTTCTTCAAATCCACGAGGAAGAACACTTAAGTTCAATCTACCATATTGACTAACTCCAATTACACGTCCCTTAATCTTTTGACCTAGTCGTAATGGACGAAACATTTCAGACTTATGAACAAAGGCTAAGTAGTACTGATCAGTAATTACAAAGGAACCTACTTCATAATTTCTATAAACAGTTCCGGACATATTTTTATTCTCTAAATGTGCTGGGAAATTAGCAGCTAATTGCTCAAAGACGTTTTCTTCAGCCATTTTAGCCCAAATACGTTCTTTTTCATCAGTTTCAAGACGTACTAATAAGCGATCGTCTTTCTTTGGCCATTGATCCTTTTCAAGTGGAAGATCATCTAAAGATACAACAACATCTTTGTCGTTCAAACCAATATCTAAGAAAACACCCAAGTCACGGCGCACTTCTGTTACAGTTGCCCAACCATACTGATCTTTTTGAGCAAAAGGATAAAATTGTGTCATTTCTTTCTTTTTATCCTTATTTTCATAAATAAAGCCTTGTACTTCATCACCTAAATGGATTGGTTCATCTTGTGTAATTTCTATTTTCTTTAATTCAAAAGTTACCCCTTCAACCTGCACATAAAAAGCAGATTCATTTTCATCAGTAACTTTTCCTTTTCTTATTTCACCTAACATAATAGCGCCTCAATCCTTTTATTTTGTCTATCATCTTATAGTATAAGGAAAAAAAGACAAAAATAAAATAGCCAGCTTTCGCTGACTATTTTAATAAGCTATTTAATTCAGATTAAAGGTTAGTTGCTTCGCCTTGGTAAACAGCACCGCGACGAGCATCAACAGTAATCTTAGAACCATCCTTGATCTTTTCTACTGCATCAGTAGCACCAACGATAACTGGGATACCAAGTGAAAGACCAACAACAGCTGCGTGGCTAGTTAAACCAGAAGCTTCAACTACCATACCTGAAGCCTTCTTGATTGCTGGTAAGTAATCCTTATCAGTAGTCTTAGCAACTAAGATGTCACCATCTTGAACTTTGCTGTTAGCTTCTTCAGCAGAAGTTGCAACTACAGCTTTACCAATAACTGATTGTTCACCAACACCTAAACCTTTAACAAGTTGGGTACCGATTAATTGTAACTTCATCAAGTTAGTAGTACCAGTTTCGCCCAAAGGAACACCAGCAACGATAATTACTAAGTCGCCGTCTTTTGCAAGACCAGTTTCTTTAGCAAGTTCAGCTGCCTTTTCAAACATTTCTTCAGTAGACTTAGGCTTTTCAGTCAACATTGGCTTTACACCCCAAACAACACCTAATGAGTGTTGAATCTTGTCGTTGAAAGTCATAGCAATAATATCAGCGTTTGGACGGTACTTAGAAATCATACGTGCAGTGTAACCAGATTCAGTTGCTGCAATAATAGTCTTAACGCCCAATTCTTCAGCAGTTCTAACAACTGATTCACCGATAGCTTCAGTAACGTTTGAACCCTTGTATTCTTCGAATCTTTGAAGAGCTAACTTGTTACGCTTAGCAAGTTGCTTTTCAGTACGCATGTCGATTTCAGCCATAGCCTTAACAGCTTTAACTGGGTAAAGACCGTTTGCAGATTCACCTGAAAGCATAGTTGCGTCAGTACCATCAAGAACGGCGTTTGCAACGTCAGTAACTTCGGCACGAGTAGGACGTGGGTTTTCTTGCATTGAGTCAAGCATTTGAGTAGCAGTAATAACTGGCTTACCTAAAGCGTTACATCTCTTGATCAATTCTTTTTGTACAAATGGAACATTGATAAATGGAATTTCAACACCCATGTCACCACGAGCAACCATTAAACCATCAGAAACCTTTAAGATTTCGTCGATGTTGTCAATACCTTCTTGTGATTCAATCTTAGGGAAGATCTTTACGTATTCACAATGTGCTTCTTCAAGCAATTGACGAATGTCAAGAACATCTTGTGCTTTACGAACGAATGAAGCAAAGATGAAGTTGATACCTTCCTTCAAACCGAACTTAATATCGTTAGTATCTTTTTCAGTGATACCTGGGAGGCGGATTTCAACGCCAGGAGCGTTAACACCCTTCTTAGAACCGATTACACCAGTGTTTTGAGCTTCACAAACTAATTCTCTCTTAGCGTCATCTTTGTCTTTAATCAAAAGGTCAACTAAACCATCATCGATTAATACGTGACCACCAACGTGAGTATCGTCGTAAAGACCATCGTAGGTAACGTGGATCATGTCCTTGTTACCCTTCTTAGTGTCGTCCATAGAAATACGGATAGTGTCACCAGTGTTAATAGTGAACTTGCCGCCTTCTTGTTCAGTAGTTCTAATTTCGGCACCCTTAGTATCAAGAGCAATGCCAAGAAGTTTACCAGTCTTCTTTTCAACCTCACGAACCATGTTCATACGTGCACGGTGTTCTTCGTGGTCACCGTGTGAGAAGTTGAAACGGAATACGTTTGCACCTGCTTCAGCTAATTTAGTAATAGTCTCAACATCGTTTGAGGCTGGCCCTAAAGTACTAACAATTTTAGTTTTCTTCATCTTGAAAAAATCTCCTATAATACAAAATCAAAAACTACTTGGCTAAGTCTTTGTTTAATGAGTATAACGCATAATTACCGTGGTGTTTTGCATCAAACAAATCAAGAATATCATGGTGAGTAAGCTTGTTGTTTTCCATACCAACAGCTAAGCCGCCTTTACCTTCAAGTAATAACTTAACAGCGTAGGCACCCATTTCACTTGCTACTACACGGTCACGCATTGTTGGGCTTCCGCCACGTTGCATATGGCCCAATACATTAGCACGAGCGTCAAAGTCACCATATTTAAGAAGTTCATCCTTAAATTTTTCAGCGTCCATAACACCTTCAGCTAAAACAACGATTCCATGTTTCTTACCATTAGCAAATCCTTGCTTCAAGTTTTCAGCAATTTCCTTAATGTCATAAGGTTCTTCTGGAATAACAATTGCGTCAGCACCGGTAGCAACACCAACGTGCATTGCGATATCCCCACAATCACGACCCATAACATTTACAACAAATACACGTTGGTGACTTGTTGCAGTGTCACGAATCTTATCAATGGCTTCCATTGCAGTATTACATGCAGTGTCAAAACCAATTGTGTAATCAGTATAAGGAATATCGTTGTCAATTGAACCAGGAAGACCAATAGCATTATAGCCATGTCTCGTAAGCTTCAATGCACCGTGGTAAGAACCGTCACCACCAATGACAACTAAAGCATCGATTCCGTGCTTCTTTAATTGTTCGATTCCCTTAAGTTGAACTTCTTCTTCCTTAAATTCTGGGAAACGAGCTGAATAAAGAAAAGTACCGCCGCGGCTAATTTTATCCGCAACTGTTTCAGAAGTCATTTGGAAAATATCACCAGCAACTAAACCAGCATATCCATAACGAATTCCGCAAACTTCGATACCGTTTGCCAAAGCTGTACGAGTAACAGCTCTAATGGCAGCGTTCATACCAGGGGCATCTCCACCACTAGTTAAAATACCAATCCGTTTCATGAATTCACCTCTACGATTTTCTGTGTTTTACTCACATCGATTTTATCGTACCATTTTTTTTACTCAATGTCTTCAAAAAAAAGCCTATTTTTTTACTAATAATCCTTATAAAATAAATGTTTTCGCTTTCAATCTTATTAGGCTCAATTTTGTTTGCTTTCAAAAAAATTGAATTAATCTTTAAAATTAACCTGCCGAGCATTAGAAAGTAGAAATTGAATTTTGTTAGGGTTAAAACGATCACTTTGAGTTCTCACTTGAAGTAAATATATCTCACCAATCTTCAAGTTCTCACCTACTTTTTCCCAGACTTGAGGAAAAATAGTAAAGTCTTTTTCGCCACTAGTATCACTAAAAACAGCAAAAGCCATGTTATCACCTTTTTTTGTGGTAATTGGTTTAACCTTCATTAACTTTCCAACTGCAATTCCTTGTTCATTACTCTCAAAAACTTGTAATCGTTTTGCATTAAACTTTCGAGCATATTTTTGAACCGCAATAATCGGATTAATGCCAGTACTAAAGCCCATAGCTTCAACTTCCATCGCTGATTTTTCAGCCGCAGTTGGCATTTTTTCTTCTTCTACTTTAGGCTCTAATGTTTCGAATAACGATAAATTTGAACCTGCCATTTTTACACTCTCAACTAAATCTTTATTTATTTTTAACAGTTCATTTCTATTAGGAGCTAGTCGATCAAAAGTTCCAGCCTTGATTAAATTTTCGACCGCATCTGCACTCAGCAAATTATTATCTATTTTCCAGAGAAAATCGGTCATCGACTTAATTGGACGCTTAATTTCTAAAATTTGCTTCAATAAGTCGCTCCTTAGTCCCCGAATTGCCTTTAATCCGACTAAAATTTTTCCATTCTCTAATGAAAAATCTGCTTTACTGCCTTCAATATCAGGTGGCAAAATTTTAATTCCAGCTTCTTGAGCTTGCATTAAATATTGGGCAATTTTATGTCGGTTACCCATATTGCTGTTTAACAAAGCTAAATAAAAGGCTCCTGGATAATGTACTTTAAAATAAGCAAGCCAAAAAGCAATCTTACTATAGGCAACCGCATGAGAACGATTAAATCCATAATTAGCAAACTGTGCAATGTAGTCATAAACTTTTTCAGCAGTTTCCTTTTTACGGCCTAATTTAATTGCACCTTCAATAAACTTAGACCTTTCACGTTGAATTACATCCGCATCTTTCTTAGACATTGCACGTCTTAAAAGATCAGCTTCTCCTAAAGAAAAACCTGCTAAAACTTGAGCTGTTTGCATAACTTGTTCTTGATAAACTAAAACTCCATAGGTGGTACCTAAAATCCTCTTTAAACTAGGATCAGGATATTGAACCCTCTCTTTTCCATGTTTTCTATTGATGAAATGATCAATATTATTTATTGGACCGGGACGGTATAAGGCATTAACTGCAACAATATCTTCAAAACTATCTGGATGAAGTTGTTCAAGTACTCGCTTAATACCGTCAGATTCAAACTGAAATACTGCATCTGTATCTCCACGCTGAAACAAGGCAAGTGTATCTGGGTCATCTAAGGGAATTTGGTTAGGATCGATGTCAATTCCGTCTGCTCTTAAAGCTGCAACGATGTTCCCCAAAATAGTTAAGTTTCTTAATCCTAAGAAATCGATCTTTAATAAACCTAATGATTCAACATTCGATTTTGTTTGTTGAGTCACGGGGATTCCTAGAGGCCCTGCTTGTAGACCTACTATTTCAGCCAATGAATCATCGGTAATTACTAATCCAGCCGCATGAATTGAATAATGCCTTGGTAAATTTTCTAAATGCTCAGCAGTCGCAAACAAAATTTTGCTTAAGTCATTTGTGTTCACTAGTAGCTGCAATTCTTTTGATTTTTGATAGGCCTCAGCTAAGGTGATTTTTCCCTTAGAGTGCGG
Protein-coding regions in this window:
- a CDS encoding DNA polymerase III subunit alpha, which codes for MGAISLQNLSGFTLLESPTKVKNLAENSKKKGYSAIALTDINITYGLVDFYKAAKDIGIKPLLGMQLRINGLIDEANKYDLIVIAKDDQGYKNILRLSSAVNLLTENGEKENILTFEDLKKYLGHLILITPSNLHSELKMLQTNNPRMGANYLRKLQDSLPSSSSMYLGVYADSGQQEYINYIRSLATQFSLPLTAVEDGQYLNRNEQFLRRTLQAIKTNTHLENIEQLAKQAGSHYLKNSEELQVSYRKFDIEDALKNAEEIGEICTAEIKFQDPQLPKFKQNKFPTSKEYLHALAQEGLAKRFNNQIPAQYQKRLDYELQVINEMGFDDYFLIVWDVMNFAHSVNITTGPGRGSAAGSLVSYALRITEVDPIEYNLLFERFLNPARQQMPDIDLDIPDNRRDEVIKYMFEKYGMNHAAQILTFGTLAAKQVLKDVCRVFGLNKVETYRWLDAIPHSKGKITLAEAYQKSKELQLLVNTNDLSKILFATAEHLENLPRHYSIHAAGLVITDDSLAEIVGLQAGPLGIPVTQQTKSNVESLGLLKIDFLGLRNLTILGNIVAALRADGIDIDPNQIPLDDPDTLALFQRGDTDAVFQFESDGIKRVLEQLHPDSFEDIVAVNALYRPGPINNIDHFINRKHGKERVQYPDPSLKRILGTTYGVLVYQEQVMQTAQVLAGFSLGEADLLRRAMSKKDADVIQRERSKFIEGAIKLGRKKETAEKVYDYIAQFANYGFNRSHAVAYSKIAFWLAYFKVHYPGAFYLALLNSNMGNRHKIAQYLMQAQEAGIKILPPDIEGSKADFSLENGKILVGLKAIRGLRSDLLKQILEIKRPIKSMTDFLWKIDNNLLSADAVENLIKAGTFDRLAPNRNELLKINKDLVESVKMAGSNLSLFETLEPKVEEEKMPTAAEKSAMEVEAMGFSTGINPIIAVQKYARKFNAKRLQVFESNEQGIAVGKLMKVKPITTKKGDNMAFAVFSDTSGEKDFTIFPQVWEKVGENLKIGEIYLLQVRTQSDRFNPNKIQFLLSNARQVNFKD
- a CDS encoding CvfB family protein, which encodes MLGEIRKGKVTDENESAFYVQVEGVTFELKKIEITQDEPIHLGDEVQGFIYENKDKKKEMTQFYPFAQKDQYGWATVTEVRRDLGVFLDIGLNDKDVVVSLDDLPLEKDQWPKKDDRLLVRLETDEKERIWAKMAEENVFEQLAANFPAHLENKNMSGTVYRNYEVGSFVITDQYYLAFVHKSEMFRPLRLGQKIKGRVIGVSQYGRLNLSVLPRGFEEIDDDAQMILVSLRREATKTLPFYDKSDAQEIKNHFGISKSAFKRALGHLLKDGLITEDKDAGTISLVEKDDSDTDNEG
- the pfkA gene encoding 6-phosphofructokinase, with product MKRIGILTSGGDAPGMNAAIRAVTRTALANGIEVCGIRYGYAGLVAGDIFQMTSETVADKISRGGTFLYSARFPEFKEEEVQLKGIEQLKKHGIDALVVIGGDGSYHGALKLTRHGYNAIGLPGSIDNDIPYTDYTIGFDTACNTAMEAIDKIRDTATSHQRVFVVNVMGRDCGDIAMHVGVATGADAIVIPEEPYDIKEIAENLKQGFANGKKHGIVVLAEGVMDAEKFKDELLKYGDFDARANVLGHMQRGGSPTMRDRVVASEMGAYAVKLLLEGKGGLAVGMENNKLTHHDILDLFDAKHHGNYALYSLNKDLAK
- the pyk gene encoding pyruvate kinase — encoded protein: MKKTKIVSTLGPASNDVETITKLAEAGANVFRFNFSHGDHEEHRARMNMVREVEKKTGKLLGIALDTKGAEIRTTEQEGGKFTINTGDTIRISMDDTKKGNKDMIHVTYDGLYDDTHVGGHVLIDDGLVDLLIKDKDDAKRELVCEAQNTGVIGSKKGVNAPGVEIRLPGITEKDTNDIKFGLKEGINFIFASFVRKAQDVLDIRQLLEEAHCEYVKIFPKIESQEGIDNIDEILKVSDGLMVARGDMGVEIPFINVPFVQKELIKRCNALGKPVITATQMLDSMQENPRPTRAEVTDVANAVLDGTDATMLSGESANGLYPVKAVKAMAEIDMRTEKQLAKRNKLALQRFEEYKGSNVTEAIGESVVRTAEELGVKTIIAATESGYTARMISKYRPNADIIAMTFNDKIQHSLGVVWGVKPMLTEKPKSTEEMFEKAAELAKETGLAKDGDLVIIVAGVPLGETGTTNLMKLQLIGTQLVKGLGVGEQSVIGKAVVATSAEEANSKVQDGDILVAKTTDKDYLPAIKKASGMVVEASGLTSHAAVVGLSLGIPVIVGATDAVEKIKDGSKITVDARRGAVYQGEATNL
- the xerD gene encoding site-specific tyrosine recombinase XerD, whose product is MKDNLEDYLRFSQVERGLSPNTIVSYRTDLEEYLSYLEDQNETSWEVDYLVVDAFLATQKDKGKATTSISRMISSLRKFYQWLLRQDIIERDPLVKIDSPKSERRLPTALSEEEVTKLLDAPDTNTRLGIRDRAMLEVLYATGMRVSELINLRTGDIHSELKIIRVLGKGSKERLVPITEVALSWLEKYQKDVRENQILKSGQFTDVIFLNNHGHQLTRQAVWQKIKKYCQLIGITKNVTPHTLRHTFATHLLENGADLRVVQEILGHSDITTTQIYTNLTQKHILEVYNRAHPRA